The Flavobacterium sp. HJ-32-4 genome contains a region encoding:
- a CDS encoding tetratricopeptide repeat-containing sensor histidine kinase: MQLLYRILLVTLLLCGWPSLYGQMARVKQLEQELPRVTTDTARLRVLMALSTSYSSVDPSKKMSYARKYGRLARKMGRDSIVAESFIDIGISHGIRSRMDSAMFYFKRGLEIADRIHYVKGRARALACIGYTYDMVDNSQEAIRHYKEALVIYKKLRQLKGINQCLTNIGSLYFDMEQYTQARSYFSKVLDSYTSAGDDSGIAYALYTLGNADLELKRFDLAAREYEKSLVIRTRLGDVTGSAMTHWGLAKLAAKQNKLDIAKQHLDEALTGIRKVGDPYQESAVLLTYSQVRAELGDYKGAERDGLLALKKARYANNKSEAGLILKQLSDINEASGNTARAFRFLQEHVAVRDSINEEKARQDVVQAEFERIQSENDDLEKHNRQIVSRNTNYVTTIVIISVSLALMAILFLLYYRRNKENQTISRILAEQKEEIASINAELESQVRLSEQQNQELERLNDVKNKFFSIVSHDLRSPMSTLQMLFSLYREGHLKEMDVHDTLLKLEDTIYSTNEFLDNLLEWAKNQLEGITVRPETFALRKLADKNIRLNDPKIRIKKLEVENAISEDCMAYADPNMVDVIMRNLLSNSVKFCRPGDAITLGCGTDGDTTTFFVTDTGPGMNETQRRHIFSLEEVTSSQASEKSHHIGLVLCRDMAERNGGCVRIESETGKGTTIFVTLPNKPQPTDA, translated from the coding sequence ATGCAGCTTCTTTACCGGATACTCCTGGTGACGCTACTTTTGTGCGGCTGGCCTTCCTTGTATGGACAGATGGCGCGCGTGAAGCAACTGGAGCAAGAACTACCCCGCGTTACTACTGATACCGCCCGTTTGCGGGTGCTGATGGCGTTGTCGACGTCGTACAGTTCGGTGGATCCTTCCAAAAAGATGTCGTATGCCCGCAAATACGGACGCCTCGCCAGGAAAATGGGACGCGATTCGATTGTAGCGGAGTCATTCATCGACATCGGCATCAGCCATGGCATCCGCAGCCGAATGGACAGTGCCATGTTTTATTTCAAACGCGGCCTTGAAATTGCAGATCGGATTCACTACGTCAAAGGCCGTGCCCGTGCACTGGCCTGTATCGGCTACACTTATGACATGGTCGACAATTCGCAGGAAGCCATTCGCCATTATAAGGAAGCCCTGGTCATTTACAAGAAACTGCGGCAGTTGAAGGGCATCAACCAATGCCTGACCAATATTGGCTCTTTGTATTTTGATATGGAGCAATACACACAGGCGCGGAGCTATTTTTCAAAAGTGCTCGACAGCTATACGTCGGCAGGTGATGATAGCGGTATCGCGTATGCGCTGTATACGTTGGGCAATGCCGATCTCGAACTGAAGCGCTTTGACCTGGCCGCCCGTGAATACGAGAAAAGTCTCGTCATCCGAACGCGTTTAGGCGATGTTACAGGTAGTGCGATGACCCATTGGGGACTAGCCAAGTTAGCGGCCAAACAAAACAAACTCGATATCGCGAAGCAGCACCTCGACGAGGCGCTTACAGGCATACGAAAGGTCGGGGATCCGTATCAGGAATCCGCCGTCTTACTCACCTATTCACAGGTACGTGCCGAACTTGGGGACTATAAAGGTGCCGAGCGCGATGGGCTACTGGCGCTGAAGAAGGCGCGTTATGCGAACAATAAATCGGAAGCCGGATTGATTCTCAAGCAGCTCTCTGATATTAATGAAGCGTCTGGAAATACGGCTCGTGCGTTCCGTTTCCTGCAAGAACATGTGGCCGTGCGCGATAGCATCAACGAAGAGAAAGCGCGGCAGGATGTGGTGCAGGCCGAGTTTGAACGGATCCAATCGGAGAACGACGACCTTGAGAAACACAACCGGCAGATCGTATCACGCAACACGAATTATGTGACGACCATCGTCATCATTTCGGTGTCGCTGGCCCTGATGGCGATACTGTTCTTGTTGTATTACCGTCGCAACAAAGAAAACCAAACCATCAGCCGCATATTGGCCGAACAGAAAGAGGAAATCGCGTCTATCAATGCCGAACTCGAGTCACAGGTGCGGCTCAGCGAACAACAAAACCAGGAACTTGAACGCCTGAACGATGTCAAGAACAAGTTTTTCTCCATCGTATCACACGACCTGCGCAGTCCGATGTCGACGCTTCAGATGCTCTTTTCCCTGTACCGCGAAGGCCACCTGAAAGAGATGGACGTGCACGACACCCTTCTCAAACTGGAAGACACGATCTACAGCACCAACGAATTTCTCGACAACCTGCTCGAATGGGCCAAGAACCAGCTCGAAGGCATCACCGTGCGGCCGGAGACGTTTGCCTTGCGGAAGCTGGCCGATAAGAACATCCGTTTGAACGATCCGAAGATCCGAATCAAGAAACTCGAGGTTGAGAATGCCATCAGCGAAGATTGCATGGCGTACGCCGATCCGAATATGGTCGACGTCATCATGCGTAACCTGTTGTCGAACAGCGTGAAGTTTTGCCGTCCGGGCGATGCCATCACATTGGGGTGCGGCACGGATGGCGACACGACGACGTTCTTCGTGACCGATACGGGTCCGGGTATGAACGAAACCCAACGCCGTCATATCTTCAGCCTTGAAGAAGTGACGTCGAGCCAGGCATCGGAGAAAAGCCACCATATCGGACTCGTGCTGTGCCGTGATATGGCCGAGCGCAACGGCGGCTGTGTCCGCATCGAAAGTGAAACCGGAAAAGGCACGACCATCTTCGTGACCTTGCCGAACAAACCACAACCTACCGACGCATAA
- a CDS encoding OsmC family peroxiredoxin, whose protein sequence is MNRKAKAKWDGDLKTGNGFLTTDSTVLNDTAYSFKTRFDTGVGTNPEELLAAAHAGCFTMAVSAALTQKGLSAIHLETEAVVELDMVKLQITGVHLKMQGKVDGISAEDFVNVTKEAEKNCLISKSLSIPITSEAVLLS, encoded by the coding sequence ATGAACAGAAAAGCAAAAGCAAAGTGGGACGGCGACCTGAAAACCGGTAACGGTTTCCTGACGACCGACAGTACGGTATTGAACGATACAGCCTATTCGTTTAAAACACGGTTCGACACCGGCGTGGGCACCAACCCTGAAGAACTGCTGGCGGCCGCACATGCAGGCTGCTTCACGATGGCGGTATCGGCTGCACTGACCCAAAAAGGGCTAAGCGCCATTCACCTGGAAACGGAGGCGGTGGTCGAACTGGATATGGTGAAACTGCAGATCACCGGCGTGCATTTGAAGATGCAGGGCAAGGTGGACGGCATTAGCGCCGAAGACTTCGTAAACGTCACGAAAGAAGCGGAGAAGAACTGCCTGATTTCAAAATCACTCAGCATCCCGATTACGTCGGAAGCGGTGTTGCTGTCATAA
- a CDS encoding phosphodiester glycosidase family protein yields the protein MQNRHRYLWLLWLTLTLQSFGQASTEDPRFVTYIADPARESIRLFWKDSGGKRFGNAKRLRTDLAKRNQKLEFAMNGGMYTAAHAPQGLYIEEGKERFPLDTAKGGNGNFYLKPNGIFYLTPNGAGVVATQDFKRVNVRFATQSGPMLVVNGALHPAFVKGSTNLNIRNGVGILPDGRVLFAMSKEPINFYDFASFFQRLGCRNALYLDGFVSRTYYPDGNWVQEDGDFGVIIGVTHRKKR from the coding sequence ATGCAGAACCGACATCGCTATTTATGGTTGTTGTGGCTGACCCTTACGCTGCAGTCGTTTGGGCAGGCATCAACGGAAGATCCGCGCTTCGTGACCTACATCGCGGATCCGGCACGTGAAAGCATCCGGTTGTTCTGGAAAGACTCGGGAGGCAAACGCTTCGGCAATGCCAAACGGTTACGCACCGATCTGGCTAAAAGGAACCAGAAACTCGAATTTGCGATGAACGGCGGGATGTATACGGCCGCTCACGCCCCGCAGGGACTCTATATCGAGGAAGGAAAAGAACGGTTCCCCCTTGACACGGCAAAAGGCGGCAACGGGAACTTTTACCTAAAGCCCAATGGCATTTTCTATCTCACCCCGAACGGTGCGGGTGTGGTGGCGACCCAGGATTTCAAACGGGTAAACGTAAGGTTCGCCACACAGTCGGGTCCGATGCTTGTGGTCAACGGAGCGTTGCACCCTGCTTTCGTGAAAGGATCTACAAACCTCAATATCCGGAATGGTGTGGGAATTCTTCCCGATGGGCGGGTGCTGTTTGCCATGTCGAAAGAACCGATCAACTTCTACGACTTCGCGTCCTTTTTCCAACGGCTGGGTTGCCGAAATGCGCTCTACCTGGATGGTTTCGTGTCGCGCACGTACTATCCTGACGGGAATTGGGTACAGGAAGACGGCGATTTCGGCGTGATCATCGGCGTCACCCACCGAAAGAAGCGCTGA
- a CDS encoding 2'-5' RNA ligase family protein gives MTYAVVAFPKLDARDIRNIGLFRAQYDVVNHALIEPHFTLVFPTDLLSYADLVTEIRQRASDVAAFWFALRCAMVHKDAFASDYHVFLVPDEGNSRFVKLHDLLYGERLLPALRTDIDYIPHLTVATLPDVRRCRELAQEWNIDEMEIAGRIDEIAIVRLDGSAVERMVTIRLYE, from the coding sequence ATGACGTACGCGGTAGTCGCCTTTCCGAAACTCGACGCCCGGGATATCCGGAATATCGGCCTTTTCCGGGCGCAATACGACGTGGTGAACCACGCACTTATCGAACCCCATTTTACACTGGTTTTCCCTACTGACCTGCTTTCTTACGCGGATCTCGTGACCGAAATCCGGCAACGGGCTTCGGATGTGGCGGCCTTTTGGTTTGCGTTGCGCTGTGCGATGGTCCATAAGGATGCCTTTGCGAGCGACTACCACGTGTTTCTGGTTCCGGATGAAGGAAACAGCCGGTTCGTGAAACTGCACGATCTCCTTTACGGTGAGCGGCTGCTGCCGGCGCTACGAACGGATATCGACTATATTCCGCACCTGACGGTGGCGACGCTCCCCGACGTTAGGCGTTGCCGGGAGCTGGCGCAGGAGTGGAATATCGATGAGATGGAAATAGCCGGAAGGATCGACGAGATTGCGATCGTGAGACTTGATGGCTCCGCCGTAGAACGAATGGTAACGATCCGTTTATATGAGTAA
- a CDS encoding NAD(P)/FAD-dependent oxidoreductase codes for MAAASVCDVIIIGGSHAGLSAAMTLGRALRNVLVIDSGQPCNAPTPASHNFLSRDGIAPFELLRISREQVSRYSTITLLEATATAAAKAGPYFTIETDSGAIHTARKLIFATGLKDLLPDIPGFAACWGITVVHCPYCHGYEVRGKKTGVLAEGATAYGFIELIYNWTDDLTLYSNGPAGLTGEQAAKLAHYGIAIVEKKVEALVHEGGLIRSIRFTDGSTAEVEALYAHPETTQQCDLPLSLGCEINEHGSITTDVFQQTCVKGVYAAGDNATTGRSVAGAVAAGAVAGMLLNRELVEEDF; via the coding sequence ATGGCAGCGGCTTCCGTATGCGATGTGATTATCATCGGAGGAAGCCACGCCGGTTTATCCGCGGCCATGACCCTGGGTCGGGCGCTGCGGAACGTACTCGTGATCGACAGCGGGCAACCCTGTAATGCCCCCACGCCTGCTTCACACAATTTTCTTTCGCGGGATGGTATCGCGCCGTTCGAATTGCTTCGGATTAGCCGCGAACAGGTCAGCCGGTATTCAACCATTACGCTTCTCGAAGCGACCGCCACCGCAGCGGCGAAAGCGGGTCCATACTTTACCATCGAGACCGACAGCGGCGCCATCCACACCGCGCGGAAACTGATTTTCGCCACCGGTTTGAAAGACCTACTCCCCGACATTCCGGGTTTTGCTGCCTGTTGGGGGATTACCGTCGTGCATTGTCCGTATTGCCACGGATATGAAGTGCGTGGAAAGAAAACAGGCGTACTCGCCGAAGGCGCAACGGCCTACGGCTTCATTGAGCTGATTTACAATTGGACGGATGACCTAACCTTATATAGTAACGGTCCGGCCGGACTTACGGGCGAACAGGCAGCGAAACTGGCGCACTATGGCATCGCCATTGTCGAGAAGAAAGTCGAGGCGCTGGTGCACGAAGGAGGCCTTATCCGTTCGATTCGCTTTACGGATGGTAGCACCGCCGAAGTGGAAGCTTTATATGCCCATCCGGAAACGACCCAGCAGTGCGACCTGCCGTTGTCATTAGGCTGCGAGATCAACGAACACGGCTCGATTACCACCGACGTGTTCCAGCAAACCTGTGTGAAAGGCGTGTATGCCGCCGGCGACAATGCCACCACCGGACGGTCGGTAGCCGGAGCGGTGGCGGCCGGAGCGGTGGCGGGCATGTTGTTGAACCGGGAGTTGGTAGAAGAAGATTTTTGA
- the scpA gene encoding methylmalonyl-CoA mutase — MRKNVTTLSLPKTSVASAEATTSFTTAEGIAVKSHYSKDDLADATHLGFGAGFAPNLRGPYATMYVRRPWTIRQYAGFSTAEESNAFYRRNLAAGQKGLSVAFDLATHRGYDSDHERVVGDVGKAGVAIDSVEDMKILFDQIPLGEMSVSMTMNGAVLPIMAFYIVAAEEQGVTPAQLSGTIQNDILKEFMVRNTYIYPPTPSMRIIADIFAYTSRHMPKFNSISISGYHMQEAGATADIELAYTLADGLEYIRTGLAAGMQIDDFAPRLSFFWAIGMNHFMEIAKMRAGRMLWAKLLKQFHPKDEKSLALRTHCQTSGWSLTEQDPFNNVARTCIEAAAAAFGGTQSLHTNALDEAIALPTDFSARIARNTQIFLQEETKITKTVDPWGGSYYVESLTKEIAEKAWALIEEVEALGGMTKAIEAGIPKLRIEEAAARKQARIDSAQDIIVGVNKYRLKKEDPLHILDVDNELVRNQQVERLSQIKAQRDAAKVADCLSQLTEAARSGTGNLLELAVEAARHRATLGEISDALETVYGRYKAQIKSFSGVYSREIKNDESFEKAKQLADAFAKQEGRRPRIMIAKMGQDGHDRGAKVVATGYADVGFDVDIGPLFQTPAEAAKQAVENDVHILGVSSLAAGHKTLVPQVIAELKKYGREDIMVIVGGVIPAQDYQFLFDAGAVAVFGPGTKISEAAIRILEILLD; from the coding sequence ATGAGGAAAAACGTAACGACTTTATCACTACCCAAAACGAGCGTCGCTTCAGCCGAGGCTACTACCTCTTTTACCACAGCGGAAGGTATCGCGGTGAAATCGCATTACAGCAAAGACGACCTCGCCGATGCCACCCACCTGGGTTTCGGTGCTGGGTTTGCACCTAACCTGCGTGGCCCCTACGCCACCATGTATGTGCGTCGACCCTGGACGATCCGCCAGTATGCCGGTTTTTCAACGGCGGAAGAAAGTAATGCGTTCTACCGTCGCAACCTCGCCGCCGGACAAAAAGGACTTTCGGTTGCCTTCGACCTGGCTACCCACCGCGGCTACGACTCTGATCACGAGCGTGTCGTAGGTGATGTCGGAAAAGCAGGTGTGGCGATTGATTCGGTGGAAGACATGAAAATCCTGTTCGACCAGATTCCCCTGGGCGAAATGTCGGTGTCAATGACCATGAACGGGGCGGTACTGCCCATCATGGCATTCTACATCGTCGCTGCGGAAGAACAGGGCGTGACACCGGCGCAATTATCGGGTACGATTCAAAACGACATCCTGAAGGAGTTCATGGTGCGGAATACCTACATCTACCCGCCTACCCCTTCGATGCGGATCATCGCGGATATTTTCGCGTATACCAGCCGCCACATGCCGAAATTCAACTCAATTTCGATTTCCGGTTACCATATGCAGGAAGCGGGTGCGACAGCGGATATTGAGTTGGCGTATACATTGGCGGACGGACTCGAATACATCCGCACCGGACTTGCTGCCGGGATGCAGATTGATGATTTCGCGCCCCGCCTCTCCTTCTTCTGGGCCATCGGAATGAACCATTTTATGGAAATCGCCAAGATGCGCGCCGGAAGAATGCTATGGGCAAAATTGCTCAAACAATTCCATCCAAAGGACGAAAAGTCACTCGCACTTCGCACACACTGCCAGACATCAGGATGGAGCCTGACGGAACAGGACCCTTTCAACAACGTCGCCCGTACCTGCATTGAAGCCGCTGCTGCCGCTTTTGGCGGTACACAGTCGCTGCACACGAATGCGCTTGACGAGGCCATCGCCTTACCGACCGACTTTTCGGCCCGGATCGCGCGCAATACCCAGATTTTCCTCCAGGAGGAAACCAAAATCACGAAAACGGTCGACCCTTGGGGCGGCAGCTATTACGTGGAGAGCCTGACAAAGGAAATCGCCGAAAAAGCCTGGGCACTGATCGAAGAGGTCGAGGCGCTGGGCGGAATGACGAAAGCGATCGAAGCGGGTATCCCGAAACTGCGCATCGAGGAAGCGGCCGCGCGAAAACAGGCGCGTATTGACAGCGCACAGGACATCATTGTAGGCGTCAACAAATACCGCCTGAAAAAAGAAGACCCGTTGCACATTCTTGACGTCGACAACGAACTAGTGCGTAACCAACAGGTAGAGCGCCTCTCGCAAATCAAAGCCCAACGCGATGCAGCGAAAGTGGCCGACTGCCTTTCCCAACTGACGGAAGCCGCACGGTCGGGCACCGGCAACCTCCTGGAACTCGCCGTAGAAGCCGCGCGTCATCGGGCGACACTGGGTGAGATCAGCGATGCCCTCGAAACCGTATACGGACGATACAAAGCACAAATCAAATCTTTCAGCGGCGTGTATAGCAGGGAAATCAAGAACGACGAAAGCTTCGAGAAAGCGAAGCAACTGGCCGACGCCTTCGCCAAACAGGAAGGCCGCCGACCGCGCATCATGATTGCGAAGATGGGACAGGATGGCCACGACCGCGGGGCCAAAGTCGTCGCGACAGGCTATGCCGACGTAGGATTCGATGTGGACATCGGCCCGTTGTTCCAAACGCCGGCGGAAGCCGCCAAGCAGGCGGTAGAGAACGACGTGCACATTTTGGGCGTTTCGTCTTTGGCAGCCGGACACAAGACGCTGGTGCCACAAGTGATTGCCGAATTGAAGAAGTATGGAAGGGAAGACATTATGGTCATCGTCGGCGGGGTAATACCGGCCCAGGATTACCAATTCCTTTTCGACGCGGGCGCGGTAGCAGTGTTTGGACCCGGAACCAAAATCAGTGAAGCGGCCATCCGCATACTGGAAATCCTGCTCGACTGA
- a CDS encoding methylmalonyl-CoA mutase subunit beta, whose amino-acid sequence MPGKASLFDDFQPVASKAWKQQIQYELKGADYNETLVWDSPDGIRVKPFYHGDEDTIENAVPATTSGFSICQEIFVFDVPKSALRAVESVQRGADAIRFLLADDSCDVETLLRDFPFATAPASFRLAVASDTILQKLQQIAAQHQVVMACEIDPIRHLTQDGNWFAGIGDNFEWLSARITRYPNLSLLSVDATGYQNAGATSVQQLAYALSHMNEYLERTVESANEPTFHLAIGPNYFFEIAKIRALRMLYASLAELHGRPIGCRIAATPTRRNKTLYDYNVNMLRTTTECMAAIVGGADTVTNLPYDALYHKSNEFGERIARNQLLILKNESHFDVTANPADGSYYIETLTAQLAEKALALFKEIEAGGGFLAQLKEGTIQRKIRESAEKEQAAFDSGAEVLVGTNKYPNKTDRMKDDLQLFPFVKTQPRKTLITPIIEKRLAEKSEQERLAAES is encoded by the coding sequence GTGCCAGGAAAAGCCTCTCTTTTCGATGACTTCCAGCCCGTTGCGTCCAAAGCCTGGAAACAACAGATTCAATATGAACTCAAGGGCGCCGATTACAATGAAACACTGGTATGGGACAGTCCGGACGGGATCCGCGTAAAGCCTTTTTACCACGGTGACGAAGACACCATTGAAAATGCGGTTCCGGCAACGACCAGCGGGTTTTCAATTTGCCAGGAAATCTTCGTCTTCGATGTGCCAAAATCCGCCCTCCGTGCGGTGGAATCGGTGCAGCGCGGAGCCGACGCCATCCGGTTTTTGCTCGCGGATGACAGTTGTGATGTGGAGACGTTGTTGCGGGATTTCCCTTTTGCAACCGCACCGGCTTCTTTCCGGCTGGCAGTGGCCTCCGACACCATCCTTCAGAAATTACAACAGATTGCCGCGCAACACCAGGTGGTCATGGCCTGCGAGATCGACCCGATTCGCCACCTGACCCAGGACGGTAACTGGTTCGCGGGCATCGGCGATAACTTCGAATGGCTCTCCGCCCGAATTACCCGATACCCCAACCTCTCGTTATTGTCCGTCGACGCTACCGGCTACCAAAACGCCGGCGCAACAAGTGTGCAGCAATTAGCGTATGCCCTTTCGCATATGAACGAGTACCTTGAACGTACGGTCGAAAGTGCGAACGAACCGACCTTTCACCTGGCGATAGGTCCCAACTATTTCTTTGAGATTGCCAAGATACGGGCGCTGCGGATGCTATATGCTTCGCTGGCGGAACTTCACGGACGACCGATCGGATGCCGCATCGCCGCCACACCGACCCGCCGTAACAAGACGCTGTATGACTACAACGTCAACATGCTGCGCACCACTACTGAATGCATGGCGGCCATCGTCGGAGGTGCCGATACCGTAACCAACCTCCCCTACGACGCCCTATACCACAAAAGCAACGAGTTCGGCGAACGGATCGCCCGCAACCAACTGCTCATCCTGAAAAACGAAAGCCACTTCGACGTGACGGCCAACCCGGCAGACGGCAGCTATTACATCGAAACCCTCACCGCCCAACTAGCGGAAAAGGCATTGGCGTTGTTTAAAGAAATCGAAGCCGGGGGCGGTTTCCTTGCCCAACTGAAAGAGGGTACTATACAGCGGAAAATACGCGAAAGCGCCGAAAAGGAACAGGCGGCTTTCGACAGCGGCGCGGAAGTACTCGTCGGCACCAACAAATATCCGAACAAAACCGACCGGATGAAAGACGACCTTCAGTTGTTCCCGTTCGTTAAGACACAACCCCGCAAAACACTTATAACGCCTATCATCGAAAAACGGCTGGCCGAGAAATCCGAACAGGAACGACTGGCTGCCGAATCCTGA
- a CDS encoding helix-turn-helix domain-containing protein, with product MKPVREEVDAIRKDASFVAYALSLPHFEFRWHYHPECELTLITQGSGTRIVGDNHETFVPGDLVLLGPRLPHTWSSAPDEDGSSAIVIQFSEAFLAPFLALSEFEGVRRLLEDAQRGLHFDPVSDALALRLRQLPDLPPALRVVELLSALNQLTHETARVLASGRFVALRPADAQRINTVCHFIQEKAATGVTLSEVAALIHLSPSAFCKFFKRHTGRGFSDYVNDIRVAEACLQLVRTDKTIRQVATDTGYDSLTYFNRIFRQKKEMTPSAFRKNAKSTV from the coding sequence CCATACGGAAAGACGCCTCTTTCGTGGCCTACGCGCTTTCCCTGCCGCATTTCGAGTTTCGGTGGCACTACCATCCCGAGTGTGAACTCACGCTGATCACGCAGGGCTCCGGAACGCGGATTGTCGGCGACAACCATGAAACGTTTGTGCCGGGTGATCTCGTGTTGTTGGGTCCACGCCTGCCCCATACGTGGTCGAGTGCACCGGATGAGGACGGCTCCTCCGCGATTGTCATCCAGTTCTCGGAGGCGTTTCTCGCGCCCTTCCTCGCCCTGTCGGAATTCGAAGGCGTTCGTAGGCTGTTGGAAGACGCGCAACGCGGACTCCATTTTGACCCGGTATCCGATGCGCTCGCACTTCGTCTCCGGCAATTACCCGACCTACCACCGGCACTTCGGGTCGTCGAACTATTGTCGGCGCTCAACCAACTGACCCATGAAACCGCACGGGTATTGGCCTCCGGACGGTTCGTCGCCCTTCGTCCGGCCGATGCACAACGAATCAATACCGTATGCCACTTTATACAGGAAAAAGCGGCCACCGGGGTAACACTTTCGGAAGTGGCCGCCCTGATACACCTCTCGCCCAGCGCCTTCTGTAAATTCTTCAAACGACACACTGGACGGGGCTTTTCGGATTACGTAAACGACATCCGGGTGGCCGAGGCCTGCCTGCAACTGGTGCGGACCGATAAAACCATCCGGCAGGTAGCGACCGACACCGGCTACGACAGCCTGACCTACTTCAACCGCATCTTCCGGCAAAAGAAGGAAATGACCCCGTCTGCCTTCCGTAAAAATGCGAAATCGACAGTTTAG